Proteins encoded within one genomic window of Solenopsis invicta isolate M01_SB chromosome 10, UNIL_Sinv_3.0, whole genome shotgun sequence:
- the LOC105197750 gene encoding single-minded homolog 2 isoform X1 yields the protein MHAPPCVTNALGLNKTSSAITNVMKRDSPPPDTLDLSSNHYHHHRHHIHHHLINNSNNSNAIVSSTTPAGSQETVMKEKSKNAARSRRVKENQEFLELAKLLPLPAAITTQLDKASIIRLTTSYLKMRAVFPHGLGDEWGAAPPPNNPLETTIKELGSHLLQTLDGFIFVVAPDGKIMYISETASVHLGLSQVELTGNSIFEYIYPEDRDEMISVLNLPPANLPGFTYPPPNSRGEIELERAFLLRMKCILAKRNAGLVTEGYKVIHCSGYLKCVMEAPLGTEYENGVGYRNVGLMAVGHSLPTSSITEIKLHHNMFMFRASLDLKLIFLDARVAQLTGYDPPDLIEKTLYHYVHGCDIFQLRHAHHVLLRKGQVTTRYYRFLTKSGGWVWMQSYVTIVHNSRSSRPHCIVSVNYVLTGTENTGLIQSCEQKSLSCSSPGNPPSAPVSTPVTIGTSDLDNHSPSPPSYRRTKEPPDTEYADSSGYPNSEYLVGSTNHNHYLSSSPYASHSINGAAHEDSAYYSPDLFYQYSDLHQDPVNTLQHQETHHHQLLHHATSLTIQQHSPQNNQQKRQHPQHLLHQSATSLTSLEQQQQQQHSPQSGQQKRPYSTSSSSCGSVDGLEVHLTNSLLPSRYHSSHHHHHMPPDSTSSTTSTLNEAGGVIMYPNCGFNNNDSYNAAALQHHDGYQQNHPQAHHSNGTVKHTHHHHHLEASSAGYTSVIVDSQQYSPSTVSQELHAHQTASVSGGTPPLHHQSHYETHHQFVH from the exons GCGACAGTCCTCCCCCAGACACGCTGGATCTGAGCTCAAATCATTATcaccatcatcgtcatcataTTCATCATCATCTCATCAATAACAGCAACAATTCGAACGCCATCGTTAGCTCTACTACGCCCGCTGGTTCGCAGGAAACCGTGATGAAAGAGAAAAGTAAAAACGCAGCGCGATCGCGCCGCGTTAAAGAGAATCAAGAATTTCTCGAGCTGGCGAAGCTGTTACCACTTCCAGCCGCCATTACAACGCAACTGGACAAGGCCAGCATCATCAGGCTGACCACCAGTTATCTCAAGATGAGAGCTGTTTTTCCTCATG gtCTCGGAGATGAATGGGGTGCCGCGCCACCACCCAACAATCCCTTAGAGACCACCATCAAGGAACTGGGCTCCCATCTTTTACAA ACACTGGATGGCTTCATTTTCGTCGTGGCACCGGATGggaaaattatgtacataagcGAGACCGCTAGCGTGCACTTAGGTTTGTCGCAG GTGGAACTAACGGGAAACAGTATATTCGAATACATTTATCCGGAAGATCGCGACGAGATGATTTCCGTGCTGAATCTTCCGCCCGCAAACCTCCCAGGTTTCACATACCCACCACCGAATTCGCGAGGTGAAATTGAGCTGGAACGTGCCTTTCTCCTCAGAATGAAGTGCATCCTGGCGAAAAGGAACGCAGGTCTTGTCACGGAAGGATAcaag gttATACACTGTTCCGGGTATTTAAAATGCGTCATGGAGGCTCCGCTCGGAACTGAATATGAAAATGGTGTTGGTTATCGTAACGTTGGTCTAATGGCGGTCGGCCATTCGCTGCCGACGAGTTCCATTACCGAAATTAAATTGCACCATAACATGTTCATGTTCAGAGCGTCCCTGGATCTCAAACTTATATTCCTTGATGCAAG AGTAGCTCAATTAACAGGATATGATCCCCCGGATCTAATTGAGAAAACGTTATACCACTATGTGCACGGATGCGACATCTTCCAATTACGACACGCTCATCACGTTC TGTTACGAAAAGGGCAGGTTACAACGAGGTACTACAGGTTCCTGACGAAGAGCGGCGGCTGGGTATGGATGCAGTCGTACGTGACAATCGTGCACAATTCGCGAAGTTCGCGACCGCACTGTATCGTGTCTGTGAATTATGTGTTGACGGGCACCGAGAACACGGGATTGATTCAGAGCTGCGAGCAGAAGTCATTATCCTGCTCGAGTCCAGGAAATCCGCCGAGCGCTCCCGTGTCGACGCCCGTCACGATTGGTACGAGCGACCTGGACAATCACAGCCCGAGCCCGCCTTCTTACCGCAGGACCAAAGAGCCACCTGACACCGAATACGCCGACAGTTCCGGCTATCCCAATTCAGAATACCTGGTGGGTTCGACCAATCACAACCATTACCTGTCGTCGTCGCCGTACGCGTCGCACAGTATTAATGGTGCTGCCCACGAGGACAGTGCTTACTACAGTCCAGATTTGTTCTACCAGTACAGTG ACCTCCACCAAGACCCCGTGAACACCCTGCAGCATCAAGAAACGCATCATCACCAGCTTCTCCACCACGCCACGTCCCTAACTATTCAGCAGCACAGCCCGCAGAACAATCAGCAGAAACGACAGCATCCCCAACATCTGTTGCATCAGAGTGCGACTTCTTTGACGTCCCTCgaacagcaacagcaacagcagcacaGTCCGCAGAGCGGCCAACAGAAGCGACCTTACTCGACGTCCTCGAGCTCCTGCGGTAGCGTCGACGGACTGGAAGTGCACTTGACGAATTCCCTACTGCCATCGAGGTACCACTCGTCTCATCATCACCATCACATGCCGCCGGACTCGACGTCGTCGACGACGTCGACGTTGAATGAAGCTGGCGGCGTCATCATGTATCCAAACTGCGGTTTTAACAACAACGATAGCTATAACGCCGCGGCACTTCAGCACCACGATGGTTACCAACAAAATCACCCTCAGGCTCACCATAGCAACGGAACGGTCAAGCACAcgcatcatcaccatcatctgGAAGCCTCGTCAGCCGGCTATACCAGCGTCATCGTTGACTCTCAGCAGTACAGTCCTAGCACCGTATCCCAGGAGCTGCATGCGCACCAGACGGCGTCGGTGAGCGGCGGCACGCCGCCGCTGCACCATCAGTCTCATTACGAAACCCATCATCAGTTTGTTCACTGA
- the LOC105197750 gene encoding single-minded homolog 2 isoform X2 has protein sequence MKEKSKNAARSRRVKENQEFLELAKLLPLPAAITTQLDKASIIRLTTSYLKMRAVFPHGLGDEWGAAPPPNNPLETTIKELGSHLLQTLDGFIFVVAPDGKIMYISETASVHLGLSQVELTGNSIFEYIYPEDRDEMISVLNLPPANLPGFTYPPPNSRGEIELERAFLLRMKCILAKRNAGLVTEGYKVIHCSGYLKCVMEAPLGTEYENGVGYRNVGLMAVGHSLPTSSITEIKLHHNMFMFRASLDLKLIFLDARVAQLTGYDPPDLIEKTLYHYVHGCDIFQLRHAHHVLLRKGQVTTRYYRFLTKSGGWVWMQSYVTIVHNSRSSRPHCIVSVNYVLTGTENTGLIQSCEQKSLSCSSPGNPPSAPVSTPVTIGTSDLDNHSPSPPSYRRTKEPPDTEYADSSGYPNSEYLVGSTNHNHYLSSSPYASHSINGAAHEDSAYYSPDLFYQYSDLHQDPVNTLQHQETHHHQLLHHATSLTIQQHSPQNNQQKRQHPQHLLHQSATSLTSLEQQQQQQHSPQSGQQKRPYSTSSSSCGSVDGLEVHLTNSLLPSRYHSSHHHHHMPPDSTSSTTSTLNEAGGVIMYPNCGFNNNDSYNAAALQHHDGYQQNHPQAHHSNGTVKHTHHHHHLEASSAGYTSVIVDSQQYSPSTVSQELHAHQTASVSGGTPPLHHQSHYETHHQFVH, from the exons ATGAAAGAGAAAAGTAAAAACGCAGCGCGATCGCGCCGCGTTAAAGAGAATCAAGAATTTCTCGAGCTGGCGAAGCTGTTACCACTTCCAGCCGCCATTACAACGCAACTGGACAAGGCCAGCATCATCAGGCTGACCACCAGTTATCTCAAGATGAGAGCTGTTTTTCCTCATG gtCTCGGAGATGAATGGGGTGCCGCGCCACCACCCAACAATCCCTTAGAGACCACCATCAAGGAACTGGGCTCCCATCTTTTACAA ACACTGGATGGCTTCATTTTCGTCGTGGCACCGGATGggaaaattatgtacataagcGAGACCGCTAGCGTGCACTTAGGTTTGTCGCAG GTGGAACTAACGGGAAACAGTATATTCGAATACATTTATCCGGAAGATCGCGACGAGATGATTTCCGTGCTGAATCTTCCGCCCGCAAACCTCCCAGGTTTCACATACCCACCACCGAATTCGCGAGGTGAAATTGAGCTGGAACGTGCCTTTCTCCTCAGAATGAAGTGCATCCTGGCGAAAAGGAACGCAGGTCTTGTCACGGAAGGATAcaag gttATACACTGTTCCGGGTATTTAAAATGCGTCATGGAGGCTCCGCTCGGAACTGAATATGAAAATGGTGTTGGTTATCGTAACGTTGGTCTAATGGCGGTCGGCCATTCGCTGCCGACGAGTTCCATTACCGAAATTAAATTGCACCATAACATGTTCATGTTCAGAGCGTCCCTGGATCTCAAACTTATATTCCTTGATGCAAG AGTAGCTCAATTAACAGGATATGATCCCCCGGATCTAATTGAGAAAACGTTATACCACTATGTGCACGGATGCGACATCTTCCAATTACGACACGCTCATCACGTTC TGTTACGAAAAGGGCAGGTTACAACGAGGTACTACAGGTTCCTGACGAAGAGCGGCGGCTGGGTATGGATGCAGTCGTACGTGACAATCGTGCACAATTCGCGAAGTTCGCGACCGCACTGTATCGTGTCTGTGAATTATGTGTTGACGGGCACCGAGAACACGGGATTGATTCAGAGCTGCGAGCAGAAGTCATTATCCTGCTCGAGTCCAGGAAATCCGCCGAGCGCTCCCGTGTCGACGCCCGTCACGATTGGTACGAGCGACCTGGACAATCACAGCCCGAGCCCGCCTTCTTACCGCAGGACCAAAGAGCCACCTGACACCGAATACGCCGACAGTTCCGGCTATCCCAATTCAGAATACCTGGTGGGTTCGACCAATCACAACCATTACCTGTCGTCGTCGCCGTACGCGTCGCACAGTATTAATGGTGCTGCCCACGAGGACAGTGCTTACTACAGTCCAGATTTGTTCTACCAGTACAGTG ACCTCCACCAAGACCCCGTGAACACCCTGCAGCATCAAGAAACGCATCATCACCAGCTTCTCCACCACGCCACGTCCCTAACTATTCAGCAGCACAGCCCGCAGAACAATCAGCAGAAACGACAGCATCCCCAACATCTGTTGCATCAGAGTGCGACTTCTTTGACGTCCCTCgaacagcaacagcaacagcagcacaGTCCGCAGAGCGGCCAACAGAAGCGACCTTACTCGACGTCCTCGAGCTCCTGCGGTAGCGTCGACGGACTGGAAGTGCACTTGACGAATTCCCTACTGCCATCGAGGTACCACTCGTCTCATCATCACCATCACATGCCGCCGGACTCGACGTCGTCGACGACGTCGACGTTGAATGAAGCTGGCGGCGTCATCATGTATCCAAACTGCGGTTTTAACAACAACGATAGCTATAACGCCGCGGCACTTCAGCACCACGATGGTTACCAACAAAATCACCCTCAGGCTCACCATAGCAACGGAACGGTCAAGCACAcgcatcatcaccatcatctgGAAGCCTCGTCAGCCGGCTATACCAGCGTCATCGTTGACTCTCAGCAGTACAGTCCTAGCACCGTATCCCAGGAGCTGCATGCGCACCAGACGGCGTCGGTGAGCGGCGGCACGCCGCCGCTGCACCATCAGTCTCATTACGAAACCCATCATCAGTTTGTTCACTGA
- the LOC105197749 gene encoding uncharacterized protein LOC105197749 isoform X1 — translation MAKLIFLGVSLGVGSLDDLTLYFYIACGIIAVALILLFVLVIVLFVKVNRLAQDGSNRLNRQTNMMADFCYTNPTIVPGELLSRRGFSMYSGTDNFDDDFGKNKNGHYGGTYHEARSKF, via the exons ATGGCAAAGCTGATATTCCTCGGTGTATCCTTAGGCGTG GGATCTCTCGACGATTTGAcgctatatttttacattgcatGCGGTATCATCGCCGTCGCGCTTATCTTACTTTTCGTTTTGGTGATCGTGCTATTCGTGAAAGTAAATCGATTAGCCCAGGACGG GTCCAATCGACTAAACAGGCAGACGAATATGATGGCAGACTTTTGTTACACCAATCCCACGATCGTGCCTGGAGAATTACTCTCTCGCCGTGGCTTTTCCATGTACAGCGGGACCGACAACTTCGACGACGATTTCGGCAAGAATAAGAACGGCCATTATGGTGGAACGTATCATGAGGCTCGATCGAAATTCTGA
- the LOC105197749 gene encoding uncharacterized protein LOC105197749 isoform X2, whose amino-acid sequence MAKLIFLGVSLGVGSLDDLTLYFYIACGIIAVALILLFVLVIVLFVKVNRLAQDGQTNMMADFCYTNPTIVPGELLSRRGFSMYSGTDNFDDDFGKNKNGHYGGTYHEARSKF is encoded by the exons ATGGCAAAGCTGATATTCCTCGGTGTATCCTTAGGCGTG GGATCTCTCGACGATTTGAcgctatatttttacattgcatGCGGTATCATCGCCGTCGCGCTTATCTTACTTTTCGTTTTGGTGATCGTGCTATTCGTGAAAGTAAATCGATTAGCCCAGGACGG GCAGACGAATATGATGGCAGACTTTTGTTACACCAATCCCACGATCGTGCCTGGAGAATTACTCTCTCGCCGTGGCTTTTCCATGTACAGCGGGACCGACAACTTCGACGACGATTTCGGCAAGAATAAGAACGGCCATTATGGTGGAACGTATCATGAGGCTCGATCGAAATTCTGA
- the LOC105197749 gene encoding uncharacterized protein LOC105197749 isoform X4, with protein sequence MGSLDDLTLYFYIACGIIAVALILLFVLVIVLFVKVNRLAQDGQTNMMADFCYTNPTIVPGELLSRRGFSMYSGTDNFDDDFGKNKNGHYGGTYHEARSKF encoded by the exons ATG GGATCTCTCGACGATTTGAcgctatatttttacattgcatGCGGTATCATCGCCGTCGCGCTTATCTTACTTTTCGTTTTGGTGATCGTGCTATTCGTGAAAGTAAATCGATTAGCCCAGGACGG GCAGACGAATATGATGGCAGACTTTTGTTACACCAATCCCACGATCGTGCCTGGAGAATTACTCTCTCGCCGTGGCTTTTCCATGTACAGCGGGACCGACAACTTCGACGACGATTTCGGCAAGAATAAGAACGGCCATTATGGTGGAACGTATCATGAGGCTCGATCGAAATTCTGA
- the LOC105197749 gene encoding uncharacterized protein LOC105197749 isoform X3, giving the protein MGSLDDLTLYFYIACGIIAVALILLFVLVIVLFVKVNRLAQDGSNRLNRQTNMMADFCYTNPTIVPGELLSRRGFSMYSGTDNFDDDFGKNKNGHYGGTYHEARSKF; this is encoded by the exons ATG GGATCTCTCGACGATTTGAcgctatatttttacattgcatGCGGTATCATCGCCGTCGCGCTTATCTTACTTTTCGTTTTGGTGATCGTGCTATTCGTGAAAGTAAATCGATTAGCCCAGGACGG GTCCAATCGACTAAACAGGCAGACGAATATGATGGCAGACTTTTGTTACACCAATCCCACGATCGTGCCTGGAGAATTACTCTCTCGCCGTGGCTTTTCCATGTACAGCGGGACCGACAACTTCGACGACGATTTCGGCAAGAATAAGAACGGCCATTATGGTGGAACGTATCATGAGGCTCGATCGAAATTCTGA
- the LOC105197748 gene encoding transmembrane protein 267, giving the protein MWRDLLSRALLTCAIGACSILGDIGLKHGKNESARAAFDNATHATVGGLTWMLIVVLSRKSIVRNLNSIFSCFLLASFIDLDHFIAARSWHIHDATHLQKRPFLHCTTIPILLWILFISLSNVFHSPLLEHTSWVILAAFLSHHIRDGTRRGLWFCPFGSTHPIPYYLYVSLCMSLPYILHWLMNLHTFVQRSNDDIILIDI; this is encoded by the exons ATGTGGCGCGACCTTTTGTCACGCGCCCTTCTAACGTGCGCGATCGGCGCTTGCTCGATTCTCGGTGACATCGGGCTCAAGCACGGCAAGAATGAGTCGGCGCGCGCGGCGTTTGACAACGCGACGCACGCAACAGTAGGCGGTCTCACGTGGATGTTGATCGTCGTCCTCTCGCGAAAGTCGATCGTGCGCAATCTGAACAGTATATTCTCTTGCTTCCTGCTGGCGTCCTTTATTGATCTGGATCATTTTATCGCGGCGCGCAGTTGGCATATTCAT GATGCCACACACTTGCAAAAACGGCCCTTCCTGCATTGCACCACCATTCCTATTTTACTCTGGATACTTTTTATCTCACTCTCCAATGTTTTTCATTCTCCTCTATTGGAACACACTTCCTGGGTGATACTGGCTGCTTTCCTAAGTCATCACATACGAGATGGTACTAGAAGAGGCCTGTGGTTCTGTCCCTTTGGATCTACCCATCCTATTCCTTACTACTTATATGTGAGTCTTTGTATGTCCCTTCCTTATATATTACATTGGCTTATGAACCTGCATACGTTTGTGCAAAGAAGTAATGATGATATTATTCTCATAGATATATGA
- the LOC105197745 gene encoding c-Myc-binding protein yields the protein MSVTAKREEFRKYLERSGVMDALTKILVSLYEEPEKPTDALDYIRKNLGGVGDNNSEIDSLKKELEESKAKIAELKATLVKYEQTDEVTVE from the exons ATg TCGGTCACTGCCAAAAGAGAGGAGTTTCGCAAGTATCTGGAGAGATCTGGTGTCATGGATGCCCTAACAAAGATACTTGTCTCACTCTATGAAGAACCTGAAAAGCCAACTGATGCTTTAGA CTATATACGTAAAAATCTTGGTGGTGTTGGAGATAATAATTCGGAAATTGACAGTTTGAAGAAAGAATTAGAGGAGTCCAAAGCTAAAATTGCTGAATTAAAAGCAACATTGGTCAAGTATGAACAAACAGATGAAGTAACAGTTGAGTAA
- the LOC105197747 gene encoding prefoldin subunit 3, with the protein MEDGDNKVEIELGKDRKSYAGIPEADFVDDVEAFMAKPENESVDKVLRKLDESHGKYKFMEFNLVNKRRRLKTQIPDLERSLEMIEKLQSEKSSLETQFLLSEQVYAKAIIPPTDKVCLWLGANVMLEYTLDDAQEVLTKNIEAAKKNLGYVEHDLDFVRDQYTTMEVNMARIYNWEVKRRQAAKPT; encoded by the exons ATGGAAGACGGTGACAATAAAGTGGAAATCGAGTTAGGTAAAGATAGGAAGTCCTATGCCGGTATACCGGAGGCCGACTTCGTG GACGATGTCGAGGCTTTCATGGCAAAGCCAGAAAATGAATCTGTAGACAAGGTACTCAGAAAGCTCGACGAGAGCCATGGAAAGTACAAGTTTATGGAGTTTAACCTAGTCAACAAACGAAGACGCTTAAAAACACAGATACCAGATCTAGAACGGTCTCTAGAGATGATTGAGAAACTACAGAGTGAGAAGAGTAGTTTAGAAACCCAATTTCTATTATCGGAACAAGTTTACGCGAAAGCAATAATACCGCCAACAGACAAAGTATGTTTATGGCTGGGTGCTAATGTCATGCTAGAATACACCTTAGATGACGCGCAAGAAGTGCTGACCAAAAATATTGAGGCAGCTAAGAAGAATTTAGGATATGTAGAGCATGATTTAGACTTTGTTCGAGATCAATATACCACTATGGAAGTGAACATGGCACGTATCTATAATTGGGAAGTGAAGCGCAGACAGGCGGCGAAACCCACATGA